From Musa acuminata AAA Group cultivar baxijiao chromosome BXJ3-8, Cavendish_Baxijiao_AAA, whole genome shotgun sequence, one genomic window encodes:
- the LOC135646202 gene encoding psbP domain-containing protein 7, chloroplastic-like encodes MAFRAVTCPRSSLPIPRRIRPSAAAGGGRPESTAAQFASLAAVFRRRLLTGIGSASLVALGANFGGVTSFLLGLSPELGRSLRLDVLYPVQGFTRCLDSSNGFEFIYPESWVGDQTVLYRAAGKAESERPLDPPPLVNGRPSSRPPRSVSEPVAAFGPPGSNGELNVSVIVSDVPRDFAIEDFGGPKEVGETVLRRIAGSRRGSDVSAALVDATVREDPSKNVNYYRLEFRVEGPSFRRHNVAVCCARRGKLFTLNAQAPESVWPRVKQEFYRIADSFNLTEA; translated from the exons ATGGCCTTCCGTGCCGTAACCTGCCCCCGCTCCTCCCTGCCCATCCCCCGCCGCATCcggccctccgccgccgccggaggCGGCAGACCAGAGTCCACCGCAGCGCAGTTTGCCTCGCTCGCCGCGGTGTTCCGCCGACGGCTCCTCACGGGCATCGGCTCCGCCTCGCTCGTCGCTCTTGGCGCCAATTTCGGCGGCGTCACTAGCTTCCTCCTTGGCCTCTCCCCAGAGCTCGGGCGGTCGCTGAGGCTCGACGTCCTCTACCCCGTCCAGGGTTTCACCCGCTGCCTCGACTCCTCCAATGGATTCG AGTTCATATATCCAGAGAGTTGGGTCGGAGACCAGACGGTGCTCTACAGAGCTGCAGGCAAAGCAGAGTCCGAGAGACCTCTGGACCCGCCGCCTCTCGTCAATGGCCGGCCATCCTCTCGACCGCCGCGCAGCGTCAGCGAGCCGGTAGCTGCTTTCGGGCCTCCAGGATCCAACGGCGAGCTCAACGTCAGCGTCATCGTCTCCGACGTCCCTCGTGACTTCGC GATCGAGGACTTCGGTGGGCCGAAGGAGGTGGGCGAGACGGTGTTGAGGAGGATTGCTGGGTCCAGAAGAGGATCCGATGTAAGTGCGGCACTGGTGGATGCAACAGTGAGGGAGGATCCTTCGAAGAACGTGAACTACTACAGGCTGGAGTTCAGAGTGGAAGGACCTTCGTTTCGCCGACACAACGTCGCCGTCTGCTGCGCTCGCCGCGGCAAGCTGTTCACTCTCAACGCTCAGGCACCGGAGTCGGTCTGGCCGAGAGTGAAGCAGGAGTTCTACAGGATTGCGGACTCCTTCAATCTCACTGAAGCATAG